From Pagrus major chromosome 18, Pma_NU_1.0, a single genomic window includes:
- the nod1 gene encoding nucleotide-binding oligomerization domain-containing protein 1 has translation MGQSKEAKMSCLDILTYHRELLVSRLRSIQCILDNLSACGFLCEEDVEIIQRTATKTEQVRKILELVQCKGEEACEYFIYIIYKVCDAYIDLQPWLKEINYNPSNETAVMKVVNTDPISRYCSKLRHEMSQDTNFIMSYGQREETRLEDLYTDTLMELLNDSNESLGFLESLDQLLGDHAAFNPQGETIYVMGDAGVGKSILLQKLQNLWSKKELQTDAIFFFKFRCRMFSIFKDTEQVSLRDLLFKYNCYPDHDPDNDVFDYILRFPEKIIFTFDGYDEIQDDLDLMNVPEVVSPEDKAHPLQLLISLLCGKLLKGSQKVLTARTGIEIQSRVIKKKVALRGFSPTHLKTYVDLHFKEQEHRELLSVQLDANPHLCGLCSTPLFCWIVFKSFRHLNTVHDSFHLPETSITLTDIFLLLSEVFLSRSASPAPSLLKKSTRCASETFKRGLKPLAAFAKLALQGMERGSFICSQEEVTVCGLTEEDLPLGFLRPVSVCDASQSPATFEFIHITLQSFLAAFALVLDEQAAASSILKFFTECSRKRDSSCLPFHSCISDSSKPSEKQPFATNEHLQFTNLFLCGLLSKAQRSLMEHLVPPVLLKKKQALLKSYLSTSVKSSLRGLPHYDSGEGKKVHVMPNFLWTLRCIFETGSKDIAQMTARGITAGLIKLGYCNVFSGDCTAINFVLQHRQKLLGLDMDNNNISDYGVMQLKPSFCKMTVVRLCVNRLTDSSIEVLAEELCKHKVVEVLGLYSNNITDVGAKLVAQIIEECPKLRVVKIGKNNITAVGGKYLASAIQKSTSIFDVGMWGNTISDEGAEAFAGALRHHPKLTNLSLSANCITSEGGKCLAEALKENSVLRIFWLVQNELTDDAAPHLAELVQANTGLSHLWLINNQLTVDGIRQLAEALTHNSTIKEICVKGNQVSTEEEQQFEAEKRLRFH, from the exons ATGGGTCAGAGCAAAGAAGCCAAGATGTCGTGCCTCGACATCCTCACCTACCACAGAGAGCTGCTGGTGTCCAGGTTGAGGAGCATTCAGTGCATCCTGGACAACCTGTCGGCCTGTGGCTTCCTCTGTGAAGAGGATGTTGAGATCATACAGAGAACTGCCACAAAGACAGAGCAG GTGCGAAAAATCTTGGAGCTTGTCCAGTGCAAAGGGGAGGAGGcctgtgaatattttatttacatcatATATAAAGTATGTGATGCATACATAGACCTCCAGCCATGGTTGAAAGAGATCAACTACAACCCAAGTAATGAAACAGCGGTGATGAAAGTGGTTAACACAGATCCCA TCAGCAGGTATTGTTCAAAGTTGAGGCATGAGATGAGCCAGGACACCAACTTCATCATGTCATACGGCCAGAGAGAGGAGACCCGCCTGGAGGACTTGtacactgacacactgatggAACTGTTGAATGACTCCAATGAAAGTCTGGGCTTTTTGGAGAGTCTGGACCAGCTCCTGGGAGACCATGCTGCCTTCAATCCCCAAGGGGAAACCATCTACGTGATGGGGGACGCAGGTGTGGGAAAATCCATCCTCCTTCAGAAGCTCCAGAACCTCTGGTCCAAGaaagagctgcagacagacgcCATCTTCTTCTTTAAGTTCCGCTGCAGGATGTTCAGCATCTTCAAGGACACCGAGCAGGTCTCCCTCAGAGACCTTTTGTTCAAATACAACTGCTACCCAGATCACGATCCAGACAATGatgtgtttgattacatcctgCGCTTCCCTGAGaagattatttttacatttgatggCTATGATGAGATCCAGGATGATCTGGACCTGATGAATGTACCTGAGGTGGTGTCACCTGAAGACAAGGCACACCCCCTCCAGCTGCTCATCAGCCTGCTCTGTGGGAAACTACTGAAGGGCTCCCAGAAGGTGCTGACGGCCCGGACAGGGATTGAGATCCAGAGTAGAGTGATCAAAAAAAAGGTGGCTCTGCGGGGCTTCTCCCCCACTCATCTGAAAACCTACGTTGATCTGCACTTTAAGGAGCAGGAGCACAGAGAGCTGCTGTCAGTCCAGCTGGATGCTAACCCCCACCTGTGCGGCCTGTGCTCCACCCCGCTGTTTTGCTGGATTGTATTCAAGAGCTTTAGGCACCTGAACACTGTGCACGATAGTTTCCATCTGCCTGAAACTTCCATTACACTCACAGAcatcttcctcctgctgtcaGAGGTGTTCCTAAGCCGCTCAGCCTCACCTGCACCTTCTCTGCTGAAGAAAAGCACTCGGTGTGCCTCAGAGACATTTAAACGGGGGCTCAAGCCTCTCGCAGCTTTCGCTAAACTCGCACTTCAGGGTATGGAGAGAGGTAGCTTCATTTGCAGCCAGGAGGAGGTCACTGTGTGTGGCCTGACAGAGGAGGACCTGCCCCTGGGCTTTCTTAGACCCGTCAGCGTGTGTGATGCCAGTCAAAGCCCTGCTACATTTGAGTTCATCCACATCACCCTCCAGTCTTTTCTGGCTGCGTTTGCTCTTGTGTTGGACGAGCAGGCTGCTGCCAGCTCCATCCTCAAGTTCTTCACAGAGTGCAGCAGGAAAAGAGACTCATCCTGTCTGCCTTTTCACTCTTGTATCAGTGACTCTTCAAAGCCCAGTGAAAAGCAGCCATTTGCAACTAACGAACACCTCCAGTTCACTAATCTGTTCTTGTGTGGACTGCTGTCAAAGGCTCAACGCAGCCTGATGGAGCATCTGGTACCTCCGGtgttattaaagaaaaaacaggccTTACTGAAATCCTACCTTTCCACCAGTGTGAAGTCCAGCCTCCGTGGCTTACCCCACTACGACAGTGGAGAGGGCAAGAAAGTCCATGTTATGCCTAACTTCCTGTGGACGCTGAGGTGCATCTTTGAGACAGGGAGCAAAGATATTGCTCAGATGACAGCCAGAGGTATCACAGCCGGCCTGATCAAGCTGGGTTACTGTAACGTGTTCTCAGGTGACTGCACCGCCATCAACTTTGTTCTGCAGCACCGTCAGAAACTCCTAGGGCTAGACatggacaacaacaacattagtGACTATGGGGTGATGCAGCTTAAGCCCTCCTTCTGTAAAATGACAGTAGTGAG ATTGTGTGTTAATCgcctgactgacagcagcattGAGGTTCTTGCAGAGGAGCTATGTAAGCACAAAGTTGTGGAGGTCTTGGG GCTATACAGCAATAACATCACAGATGTTGGAGCCAAGCTAGTTGCTCAGATAATTGAGGAATGCCCAAAGCTGCGAGTTGTCAA GATTGGTAAAAacaacatcactgctgttggTGGGAAGTATTTGGCCAGCGCAATTCAGAAGAGCACTTCTATATTTGATGTGGG aaTGTGGGGGAACACTATCAGCGATGAGGGAGCAGAAGCATTTGCAGGAGCTTTGAGGCACCACCCAAAGCTTACCAACCTCAG TCTCTCAGCCAACTGCATCACTTCGGAAGGTGGAAAGTGCCTGGCAGAAGCACTGAAAGAGAACAGCGTCCTCAGGATATTCTG GCTGGTGCAGAATGAGTTGACTGATGATGCAGCTCCACACTTGGCTGAGTTGGTCCAAGCGAACACAGGTTTAAGCCACCTCTG gttAATCAACAACCAGTTGACTGTGGACGGGATCAGACAGCTTGCTGAGGCTCTCACTCACAACTCAACAATCAAAGAGATATG CGTGAAAGGAAACCAGGTCTCTACAGAGGAAGAGCAACAGTTTGAGGCAGAGAAAAGGCTGCGGTTCCACTGA